A genomic window from Streptomyces sp. NBC_01429 includes:
- a CDS encoding ABC transporter permease: protein MPEPQGPGPESSHESIAPTGAGGAMDLATSEGFTLEKGPEGPDGGGPASRPRSLWSDAWRDLRRNPVFIISGLIIVFLVIISIWPSLIASGNPLSCDLAKAQEGSQPGHPFGFNGQGCDVYTRTVYGARTSVVVGVLASLGVAVVGSVLGGLAGFFGGFWDAILSRVTDIFFGIPVVLGGLVLLSVVTSATVWPVIGFMVLLGWPQISRIARGSVITVKQNDFVQAARALGASNPRMMLRHVLPNAIAPVIVVATIALGTFIALEATLSYLGVGLKPPTVSWGIDISDASPYIRNAPHMLLWPAGALAVTVLAFIMLGDAVRDALDPKLR from the coding sequence ATGCCTGAGCCGCAGGGGCCCGGCCCCGAGAGCAGCCACGAATCCATCGCGCCGACGGGCGCCGGCGGTGCGATGGACCTCGCCACCAGCGAAGGATTCACCCTGGAGAAGGGCCCCGAGGGGCCCGACGGCGGCGGGCCCGCGAGCCGGCCGCGCAGTCTGTGGTCGGACGCCTGGCGGGATCTGCGTCGCAACCCGGTCTTCATCATCTCCGGACTGATCATCGTCTTTCTGGTGATCATCTCGATCTGGCCGTCGCTGATCGCCAGTGGCAACCCGCTCTCCTGCGACCTCGCCAAGGCCCAGGAGGGATCCCAGCCCGGCCACCCCTTCGGCTTCAACGGGCAGGGCTGCGACGTCTACACCCGTACCGTCTACGGCGCCAGGACCTCGGTGGTGGTCGGTGTGCTGGCCAGCCTCGGCGTCGCCGTCGTCGGCTCCGTCCTCGGCGGCCTCGCCGGGTTCTTCGGCGGTTTCTGGGACGCGATCCTCTCGCGCGTCACCGACATCTTCTTCGGGATCCCGGTGGTCCTCGGCGGGCTGGTGCTGCTGTCCGTGGTCACCAGCGCCACCGTCTGGCCGGTGATCGGCTTCATGGTGCTGCTCGGCTGGCCGCAGATCTCCCGGATCGCCCGCGGATCCGTCATCACCGTCAAACAGAACGACTTCGTGCAGGCGGCCCGGGCCCTCGGCGCCTCCAACCCCCGGATGATGCTGCGGCACGTCCTGCCCAACGCGATCGCGCCGGTGATCGTCGTGGCGACCATCGCGCTCGGCACGTTCATCGCGCTGGAGGCGACCCTCTCGTACCTCGGCGTCGGCCTGAAACCACCCACCGTCTCCTGGGGGATCGACATCTCGGACGCCTCGCCGTACATCCGCAACGCCCCGCACATGCTGCTCTGGCCGGCCGGGGCGCTGGCCGTGACCGTACTCGCGTTCATCATGCTCGGCGACGCGGTGCGCGACGCCCTCGACCCCAAGCTGCGCTGA
- a CDS encoding ABC transporter permease, producing the protein MNTLIRLEIARTLRNKKFMFFSVVYPSVLFLMIAGPQDNSTVPGTGLPMGAFYMVAMASFGALTAVLMGNSEKIAKEREKGWVRQLRLTPLPGRGYVLAKMAAAAVVTLPSIVVVFVVASVSKDVRLDLWQWLALTGVIWAGSLCFAALGVALGYLVSGDAVRPVTMITYFGLSILGGLWLPVTTYPRWLQNIAEWLPTHAYAGLGQAIELGGAPHLKDVSILIGYFLVFAGGAAWLYRKDTLKA; encoded by the coding sequence GTGAACACTCTGATCAGGCTCGAAATCGCCCGCACCCTGCGGAACAAGAAGTTCATGTTCTTCTCGGTCGTGTACCCCTCGGTGCTCTTCCTGATGATCGCCGGGCCGCAGGACAACAGCACGGTTCCCGGCACCGGCCTGCCGATGGGCGCGTTCTACATGGTCGCGATGGCCTCGTTCGGCGCGCTCACCGCCGTACTCATGGGCAACAGCGAGAAGATCGCCAAGGAGCGCGAGAAGGGCTGGGTGCGCCAGCTGCGGCTCACCCCGCTGCCGGGGCGCGGTTACGTCCTCGCCAAGATGGCCGCGGCGGCCGTGGTCACCCTGCCGTCGATCGTCGTGGTGTTCGTCGTCGCGAGCGTCTCGAAGGACGTACGGCTCGACCTGTGGCAGTGGCTCGCCCTCACCGGGGTCATCTGGGCGGGCAGCCTGTGCTTCGCCGCGCTCGGGGTGGCGCTCGGCTATCTGGTCTCCGGCGACGCGGTCCGCCCCGTCACCATGATCACGTACTTCGGTCTCTCCATCCTCGGCGGGCTGTGGCTGCCCGTCACCACCTATCCGCGGTGGCTCCAGAACATCGCGGAATGGCTGCCCACCCACGCCTACGCCGGCCTCGGCCAGGCCATCGAGCTGGGCGGCGCGCCGCACCTGAAGGACGTGTCCATCCTGATCGGGTACTTCCTGGTCTTCGCGGGCGGTGCGGCCTGGCTGTACCGGAAGGACACACTGAAGGCGTGA
- a CDS encoding ABC transporter permease, giving the protein MGRYVIRRLLQMIPVFIGATLLIFLMVNVMGDPIAGLCGDRQCDPATEAQLRKDFGLDKPVWQQYLTYMGHVFSGDFGIAFNGQKVIDLMATAFPITIRLTIVAIVFEIIVGIIFGVITGLRRGRPVDTSVLLLTLVVIAVPTFVTGLLAQLLLGVKWHVIEPSVSSAAPLGELILPGLVLASVSLAYVTRLTRSSIAENVRSDYVRTAIAKGLPRHRVITRHLLRNSLIPVITFIGTDIGALMGGAIVTERIFNIHGVGFQLYQGILRQNTQTVVGFVTVLVIVFLVANLLVDLLYAVLDPRIRYA; this is encoded by the coding sequence ATGGGACGTTATGTGATCCGGCGCCTGCTGCAGATGATCCCCGTCTTCATCGGCGCCACCCTGCTGATCTTCCTCATGGTCAACGTGATGGGCGACCCCATCGCGGGACTCTGCGGCGACCGGCAGTGCGACCCGGCCACCGAGGCCCAGCTGCGCAAGGACTTCGGCCTCGACAAGCCCGTCTGGCAGCAATACCTCACCTATATGGGCCATGTCTTCTCCGGGGACTTCGGCATCGCCTTCAACGGCCAGAAGGTCATCGACCTGATGGCCACCGCCTTCCCGATCACCATCCGGCTGACGATCGTCGCCATCGTCTTCGAGATCATCGTCGGGATCATCTTCGGCGTGATCACGGGGCTGCGCCGGGGCCGTCCGGTCGACACCTCCGTGCTGCTGCTGACCCTGGTGGTCATCGCCGTGCCGACCTTCGTCACCGGCCTGCTGGCGCAGCTGCTGCTCGGCGTCAAATGGCATGTCATCGAGCCGTCGGTCTCCTCCGCCGCGCCGCTCGGTGAGCTGATCCTGCCGGGACTGGTGCTCGCCTCGGTCTCCCTGGCGTACGTCACCCGGCTGACCCGGTCCTCGATCGCCGAGAACGTGCGCTCCGACTACGTTCGCACGGCCATCGCCAAGGGGCTGCCGCGCCACCGGGTGATCACCCGGCATCTGCTGCGCAACTCGCTGATCCCGGTGATCACCTTCATCGGTACGGACATCGGCGCGCTGATGGGCGGGGCGATCGTCACCGAGCGGATCTTCAACATCCACGGCGTCGGCTTCCAGCTCTACCAGGGCATCCTGCGCCAGAACACCCAGACCGTCGTCGGCTTCGTGACCGTGCTCGTCATCGTCTTCCTCGTGGCGAACCTGCTGGTCGACCTGCTGTACGCCGTGCTCGACCCGAGGATCCGCTATGCCTGA
- a CDS encoding ABC transporter ATP-binding protein produces the protein MTTTAVRTTDVVRFDKVSKSYGDVRAVDGLTLTLRPGETVALLGPNGAGKSSTLDLLLGLRQADSGTVTLFGTTPREAIAAGRVGAMLQSGGLMEDVRVRELVALACALHPEPFPVSEVMARAGITQIADRMVNKLSGGQEQRVRFALATAGAGDLIVLDEPTTGMDVTSRHAFWATMRERAREGRTVLFATHYLEEADAIADRVLVLHRGRLLADGTAAEIKARAGARRISFDLEPPHGGAVDESALRALPFLSALSVSGSTVRMQSHDADATVHALYGLGLYPRNLEVAGLGLEQAFVAITEAEEARTA, from the coding sequence ATGACGACAACGGCAGTGCGCACCACCGACGTGGTGCGTTTCGACAAGGTCAGCAAGAGTTACGGGGACGTCCGTGCGGTCGACGGGCTCACTCTGACGCTCCGCCCCGGCGAGACGGTGGCCCTCCTCGGCCCCAACGGCGCCGGGAAGTCCTCCACCCTGGATCTGCTGCTCGGTCTGCGCCAGGCCGACTCCGGCACCGTCACCCTCTTCGGCACCACCCCGCGCGAGGCCATCGCCGCCGGCCGGGTCGGCGCGATGCTCCAGAGCGGCGGCCTGATGGAGGACGTGCGGGTCCGTGAACTGGTCGCGCTCGCCTGCGCGCTCCACCCCGAGCCGTTCCCCGTCTCCGAGGTGATGGCCAGGGCCGGGATCACCCAGATCGCCGACCGCATGGTCAACAAGCTCTCCGGCGGCCAGGAGCAGCGCGTGCGCTTCGCCCTCGCCACGGCGGGCGCCGGCGACCTGATCGTCCTGGACGAGCCGACCACCGGTATGGACGTCACCTCCCGCCACGCCTTCTGGGCCACCATGCGCGAACGGGCGCGGGAGGGCCGTACGGTCCTGTTCGCCACCCACTACCTGGAGGAGGCCGACGCGATCGCCGACCGGGTGCTGGTCCTGCACCGGGGCCGGCTGCTGGCCGACGGCACCGCCGCCGAGATCAAGGCGCGGGCCGGGGCGCGCAGGATCTCCTTCGACCTGGAGCCCCCGCACGGCGGCGCGGTGGACGAGAGCGCCCTGCGCGCCCTGCCGTTCCTCAGTGCCCTGTCGGTCTCCGGCTCCACCGTGCGCATGCAGTCGCACGACGCCGACGCGACCGTCCACGCGCTCTACGGGCTGGGCCTCTACCCGCGCAACCTCGAAGTCGCCGGGCTCGGCCTGGAACAGGCTTTCGTCGCCATCACCGAGGCCGAGGAGGCCAGGACCGCGTGA
- the mshB gene encoding N-acetyl-1-D-myo-inositol-2-amino-2-deoxy-alpha-D-glucopyranoside deacetylase — protein sequence MTDLPARRLLLVHAHPDDESINNGATMARYAAEGALVTLVTCTLGEEGEIIPPALAHLAADRDDRLGPHRIGELAAAMKELGVADHRFLGGPGRFRDSGMMGVAQNDRENAFWQADLDEAAGYLVEVIRETRPQVLVAYDPNGGYGHPDHIQAHRVAMRAAELAADAGFRPGSGAPHAIDKIYWNRVPRSVAEEGFARLRASGAGFPGVAEIDDIPGVVPDAEITAAVDGAPHREHKAAAMRAHATQIAVDGPFFALSNDLGQPLFATEYYQLAHGTSGAAPGERESDLFAGTAGTAGTAGTAGTAAGSAGSAGTAGDSGANG from the coding sequence ATGACCGATCTACCCGCCCGCCGTCTGCTGCTCGTGCACGCGCACCCCGACGACGAGTCGATCAACAACGGCGCCACGATGGCCAGGTACGCGGCCGAGGGCGCCCTCGTCACGTTGGTGACCTGCACCCTCGGCGAGGAGGGCGAGATCATTCCGCCCGCGCTCGCTCATCTGGCGGCAGACCGCGACGACCGTCTCGGCCCCCATCGCATCGGTGAACTCGCCGCCGCCATGAAGGAGCTGGGCGTCGCCGACCACCGCTTCCTCGGCGGCCCCGGCCGGTTCCGGGACTCCGGAATGATGGGCGTCGCGCAGAACGACCGGGAGAACGCCTTCTGGCAGGCGGACCTCGACGAGGCCGCCGGATACCTCGTGGAGGTGATCCGCGAGACGCGTCCCCAGGTCCTGGTCGCCTACGACCCGAACGGCGGCTACGGCCACCCCGACCACATCCAGGCCCACCGCGTCGCGATGCGCGCCGCCGAGCTGGCGGCCGACGCCGGCTTCCGGCCCGGATCCGGCGCCCCGCACGCCATCGACAAGATCTACTGGAACCGGGTGCCGCGCTCGGTCGCCGAGGAGGGCTTCGCCCGGCTGCGCGCCTCGGGCGCTGGCTTCCCCGGTGTCGCCGAGATCGACGACATTCCGGGCGTGGTCCCCGACGCGGAGATCACGGCGGCCGTCGACGGCGCGCCCCACCGGGAGCACAAGGCCGCAGCGATGCGCGCCCACGCCACGCAGATCGCCGTGGACGGCCCGTTCTTCGCGCTCTCCAACGACCTCGGCCAGCCGCTCTTCGCCACCGAGTACTACCAGTTGGCGCACGGCACGTCCGGAGCGGCGCCGGGGGAACGCGAGAGCGACCTCTTCGCCGGAACCGCCGGAACCGCCGGAACCGCCGGAACCGCCGGAACCGCCGCCGGATCAGCCGGATCAGCCGGAACCGCCGGGGATTCCGGGGCGAACGGATGA
- a CDS encoding prolyl oligopeptidase family serine peptidase: protein MTSPQQLSFPRQHARTQRFTLGAPRSFAVSPDGARVVFLRSGSGTDRVNRLWVQDLDDPNGEARIAADPDVLLSGAREQLPAEERARRERAREGAGGIVGYAVDAEAGLAAFALSGRLYAAGLRDGTARRLTVPGPVVDPRPSPDGRHIAYVARGVLRVTGADGEGDRELAGRAEGEGADVTYGLAEFVAAEEMSRSRGFWWSPDSDRLLVARADTANVRRWWISDPAHPDREPAKVAYPAAGTPNAEVRLLLVGLDGSRTEVAWDRARYPYLARVHWSAAGAPLLLVQSRDQREAVYLAVDPGTGATTPVHRDEDPAWLELFAGVPAWAPDGRLVRIADEGGARVLVVGDRPLTGARLHVRAVLDIGAHDVLVTASAGEEAEAPETGEIHVYRVNELGVERLSEGPGVHTAVRTGGVTVLVSARPETSGASVRVLRDGARPVTIDSYAETPVLTAHARLTEAGARRIPCAVLLPRDYRESDGPLPVLLDPYGGPHGQRVVAAQNAYLTSQWFADQGFAVLVADGRGTPGRSPAWEKAVHRNLLLTLDDQVEALQELAGRFPFDTGRVAIRGWSYGGYLAGLAVLRRPDVFHVGVAGAPVSDLRLYDTHYEERYLGTPQDEPELYAAHSLVTDDGLSAPENPARPLMIIHGLADDNVVVAHSLRLSAALLAAGRPHEVLPLTGVTHMTPQEEIAENLLLLQVDFLKRSLNMK, encoded by the coding sequence ATGACTTCGCCGCAGCAGCTCTCGTTCCCACGTCAGCACGCCAGGACCCAGCGGTTCACCCTCGGTGCCCCACGCTCCTTCGCCGTGTCCCCGGACGGCGCGCGCGTGGTTTTCCTGCGTTCCGGATCCGGCACGGATCGCGTAAACCGCCTCTGGGTACAGGATCTTGACGACCCGAACGGGGAGGCGCGGATCGCCGCCGATCCTGACGTACTGCTGAGCGGCGCGCGCGAGCAGCTCCCGGCCGAGGAGCGGGCACGGCGTGAACGGGCACGAGAGGGCGCTGGAGGCATTGTCGGGTACGCGGTGGACGCGGAGGCCGGACTCGCCGCGTTCGCGCTCTCAGGGCGCCTCTACGCGGCCGGGCTGCGGGACGGGACGGCCCGCCGGCTCACCGTTCCCGGACCGGTGGTCGATCCCCGGCCCTCGCCGGACGGTCGGCACATCGCGTACGTGGCGCGCGGAGTGCTCCGGGTGACCGGCGCGGACGGCGAGGGGGACCGGGAGCTGGCGGGGCGCGCGGAGGGCGAGGGGGCCGATGTCACCTACGGTCTCGCGGAGTTCGTCGCGGCCGAGGAGATGAGCCGTTCGCGCGGCTTCTGGTGGTCCCCCGACTCCGACCGGCTGCTGGTCGCGCGGGCCGACACCGCGAACGTACGGCGGTGGTGGATCTCCGACCCCGCGCATCCGGACCGGGAGCCGGCCAAGGTCGCCTATCCGGCGGCCGGCACGCCCAACGCCGAGGTGCGGCTCCTCCTCGTCGGCCTGGACGGATCGCGTACGGAGGTGGCCTGGGACCGGGCCCGCTACCCGTATCTGGCGCGGGTGCACTGGTCGGCGGCGGGGGCGCCGCTGCTGCTGGTGCAGAGCCGTGACCAGCGCGAGGCCGTGTACCTGGCGGTGGATCCCGGCACCGGCGCGACCACCCCCGTGCACCGGGACGAGGATCCGGCGTGGCTGGAACTGTTCGCCGGGGTGCCCGCCTGGGCGCCGGACGGACGGCTGGTACGGATCGCCGACGAGGGCGGCGCGCGGGTCCTGGTGGTCGGCGACCGGCCGCTGACCGGGGCGCGGTTGCATGTGCGCGCGGTGCTGGACATCGGTGCGCACGACGTGCTGGTCACGGCGTCGGCGGGCGAGGAGGCCGAGGCTCCCGAGACCGGTGAGATCCATGTGTACCGGGTGAACGAGCTGGGCGTCGAGCGGCTCTCGGAGGGTCCCGGGGTGCACACGGCCGTCCGTACGGGCGGGGTGACCGTCCTGGTGTCCGCGCGGCCGGAGACCTCCGGGGCGTCCGTGCGGGTGCTCAGGGACGGCGCGCGGCCGGTCACCATCGACTCGTACGCCGAGACCCCGGTGCTCACGGCGCACGCGCGGCTCACCGAGGCCGGCGCGCGGCGCATTCCGTGCGCCGTGCTCCTGCCCCGGGACTACCGGGAGTCGGACGGTCCGCTGCCGGTGCTGCTGGACCCCTACGGCGGTCCGCACGGCCAGCGGGTGGTCGCCGCGCAGAACGCGTACCTGACCTCGCAGTGGTTCGCCGACCAGGGGTTCGCGGTCCTCGTCGCGGACGGCCGGGGCACTCCGGGTCGCTCCCCCGCCTGGGAGAAGGCCGTGCACCGCAATCTGCTGCTCACGCTGGACGACCAGGTCGAGGCGCTCCAGGAGCTGGCCGGGCGGTTCCCGTTCGACACCGGGCGGGTGGCGATCCGGGGCTGGTCGTACGGCGGCTACCTCGCCGGACTCGCGGTGCTGCGCCGCCCGGACGTCTTCCACGTGGGGGTCGCCGGCGCCCCGGTGAGCGATCTGCGGCTCTACGACACCCATTACGAGGAGCGCTATCTCGGCACCCCGCAGGACGAGCCGGAGCTGTACGCGGCCCACTCGCTCGTCACGGACGACGGCCTGTCGGCCCCGGAGAACCCGGCGCGGCCCCTGATGATCATCCACGGACTGGCCGACGACAACGTGGTGGTGGCCCACTCGCTGCGGCTGTCGGCGGCGCTGCTCGCGGCGGGCAGGCCGCACGAGGTGCTGCCGCTGACCGGCGTGACCCATATGACGCCGCAGGAGGAGATCGCGGAGAACCTGCTGCTGCTCCAGGTCGACTTCCTGAAGAGGTCGCTGAACATGAAGTGA
- a CDS encoding ABC transporter ATP-binding protein — MLLEVRDLQVEFHTREGVARAVNGVTYSVAAGETLAVLGESGSGKSVTAQAIMGILDSPPGRITGGEVLFQGRDLLKLKEDQRRGIRGAEMAMIFQDALSSLNPVLTVGTQLGEMFIVHRGLNRRRARAKAIELMDRVRIPAAKERVDDYPHQFSGGMRQRIMIAMALALEPALIIADEPTTALDVTVQAQVMDLLAELQRELNMGLILITHDLGVVADVADRIAVMYAGRIVETAPVHDIYKAPAHPYTRGLLESIPRLDQKGRELYAIKGLPPNLLHIPPGCAFNPRCPMAQDVCRTEVPPLFESGEGRHSACFFWKETRDG, encoded by the coding sequence ATGCTGCTCGAAGTACGCGATCTCCAGGTGGAGTTCCACACCCGCGAGGGAGTCGCCAGGGCCGTCAACGGAGTGACGTACTCGGTCGCGGCCGGTGAGACGCTCGCCGTGCTGGGGGAGTCGGGCTCAGGCAAGTCCGTCACCGCCCAGGCGATCATGGGGATTCTGGACTCGCCGCCCGGCCGGATCACCGGTGGCGAGGTGCTCTTCCAAGGCCGGGACCTGCTGAAACTCAAGGAGGACCAACGGCGCGGGATCCGTGGCGCCGAGATGGCGATGATCTTCCAGGACGCGCTGTCCTCGCTCAACCCCGTCCTCACCGTGGGCACCCAGCTCGGTGAGATGTTCATCGTCCACCGGGGACTGAACCGCAGACGGGCGCGGGCGAAGGCCATCGAGCTGATGGACCGGGTACGGATCCCCGCCGCCAAGGAGCGGGTGGACGACTATCCGCACCAGTTCTCCGGCGGGATGCGCCAGCGCATCATGATCGCCATGGCGCTCGCCCTGGAGCCCGCCCTGATCATCGCGGACGAGCCGACCACCGCCCTTGACGTGACGGTCCAGGCCCAGGTCATGGATCTGCTCGCCGAGCTCCAGCGCGAGCTGAACATGGGGCTCATCCTGATCACCCACGACCTGGGCGTCGTCGCCGACGTCGCCGACCGGATCGCCGTGATGTACGCGGGCCGGATCGTGGAGACCGCCCCCGTGCACGACATCTACAAGGCCCCCGCCCACCCCTACACCCGCGGGCTGCTGGAGTCGATCCCGCGGCTGGACCAGAAGGGCCGCGAGCTGTACGCGATCAAGGGTCTGCCGCCGAACCTGCTGCACATCCCGCCCGGCTGCGCCTTCAACCCCCGCTGTCCGATGGCCCAGGACGTGTGCCGTACCGAGGTGCCGCCGCTGTTCGAGTCCGGAGAGGGCCGGCACAGCGCCTGTTTCTTCTGGAAGGAGACGCGTGATGGCTGA
- a CDS encoding DUF2304 family protein → MALSISAVVLLAIVVFLLVRKSGLKAGHAVVCMLLGFYMASSSIAPTISELTTNVAGMIGGIKF, encoded by the coding sequence GTGGCACTCTCGATTTCGGCGGTGGTGCTGCTGGCGATCGTCGTCTTCCTGCTGGTCCGGAAATCCGGGCTCAAAGCGGGACACGCGGTGGTCTGCATGCTGCTCGGTTTCTACATGGCCAGTTCCTCCATCGCCCCCACGATCAGCGAACTCACCACGAACGTGGCGGGGATGATCGGTGGCATCAAGTTCTAG
- a CDS encoding DUF6113 family protein, which produces MSGQPPGSFLAGPVRPGRIAAYLGLAVLGVLVAIAGSLIQGGWFPGGLVLSLLATAGLFYGGLRATGTQIGVGAPAAGWLIAVVWLSFGRTEGDAVFFLAGIGPLVYLLGGMAAAVMCATMSRLPQPSTQSGRIGM; this is translated from the coding sequence ATGAGCGGGCAGCCGCCGGGCTCGTTCCTGGCCGGACCGGTCAGACCCGGCCGGATCGCCGCGTATCTCGGCCTCGCCGTACTCGGGGTGCTCGTCGCGATCGCCGGGTCCCTCATTCAAGGCGGCTGGTTCCCGGGCGGTTTGGTGCTCTCGCTGCTCGCCACCGCCGGACTGTTCTACGGCGGTCTGCGTGCCACCGGTACCCAGATCGGGGTGGGGGCTCCGGCGGCCGGCTGGCTGATCGCCGTGGTCTGGCTGAGCTTCGGCCGTACCGAGGGGGACGCGGTCTTCTTCCTCGCGGGTATCGGACCGCTGGTCTACCTGCTCGGCGGGATGGCGGCGGCTGTGATGTGTGCCACGATGTCGCGGTTGCCGCAACCGAGCACTCAGTCCGGCCGTATTGGGATGTGA
- a CDS encoding ABC transporter ATP-binding protein: MAETATAGATRATPTAEPLLEVRDLVKHFPLTQGILLRKQIGAVQAVDGVSFDLAPGETLGIVGESGCGKSTVAKMLVNLERPTSGVIRYKGEDITRLSGRALKAVRRNIQMVFQDPYTSLNPRMTVGDIIGEPYEIHPEVAPKGDRRRKVRELLDVVGLNPEYINRYPHQFSGGQRQRIGIARGLALQPEIIVADEPVSALDVSVQAQVINLMEKLQGEFGLSYVFIAHDLSIVRHISDRVGVMYLGRLAEIGSDEEIYDHPTHPYTQALLSAVPLPDPTAREHRDRIILSGDVPSPANPPSGCRFRTRCWKARERCVVEVPELAVPEVFRGGGGPAAHPSACHFAAERRIAPTATEGGEGR; encoded by the coding sequence ATGGCTGAAACCGCGACGGCCGGTGCCACCCGGGCCACGCCCACCGCCGAACCCCTCCTGGAGGTCCGGGACCTGGTCAAGCACTTCCCGCTGACCCAGGGCATCCTGCTCCGCAAGCAGATCGGCGCGGTCCAGGCCGTCGACGGGGTCTCCTTCGACCTGGCGCCGGGCGAGACTCTGGGCATCGTCGGGGAGTCCGGCTGCGGCAAGTCGACCGTGGCCAAGATGCTGGTGAACCTGGAGCGGCCCACCTCCGGCGTGATCCGCTACAAGGGCGAGGACATCACCCGGCTGTCCGGTCGGGCGCTCAAGGCGGTCCGCCGCAATATCCAGATGGTCTTCCAGGACCCGTACACCTCGCTCAACCCCCGGATGACGGTCGGCGACATCATCGGCGAGCCGTACGAGATCCACCCCGAGGTGGCGCCCAAGGGCGACCGGCGGCGCAAGGTGCGCGAGCTGCTGGACGTGGTCGGGCTCAACCCGGAGTACATCAACCGCTATCCGCACCAGTTCTCCGGCGGCCAGCGCCAGCGCATCGGCATCGCCAGGGGACTCGCGCTCCAGCCCGAGATCATCGTCGCGGACGAGCCGGTCTCGGCTCTCGACGTCTCCGTCCAGGCGCAGGTCATCAATCTGATGGAGAAGCTCCAGGGCGAGTTCGGGCTCTCCTACGTCTTCATCGCGCACGACCTGTCGATCGTCCGGCACATCTCCGACCGGGTCGGTGTGATGTATCTGGGCCGGCTCGCGGAGATCGGTTCGGACGAGGAGATCTACGACCACCCGACGCACCCCTACACGCAGGCGCTGCTCTCGGCGGTGCCGCTGCCCGACCCCACGGCGCGTGAACACCGCGATCGGATCATTCTTTCGGGTGATGTTCCGTCCCCGGCGAACCCTCCGTCCGGGTGCCGGTTCCGTACGCGCTGCTGGAAGGCGCGGGAGCGGTGCGTGGTGGAGGTCCCGGAGCTGGCGGTGCCGGAGGTCTTCCGCGGCGGGGGCGGGCCCGCGGCGCATCCCTCGGCCTGTCATTTCGCGGCGGAGCGGCGGATCGCACCGACCGCTACGGAGGGGGGCGAAGGTAGATAA